Proteins from a single region of Paramormyrops kingsleyae isolate MSU_618 chromosome 9, PKINGS_0.4, whole genome shotgun sequence:
- the arhgef1 gene encoding rho guanine nucleotide exchange factor 1 isoform X2, whose product MRGLVGAQSSKDAMSIIGAEDEDFETDLESAVDDYCSHFSSLDLVKTRPTHLLVFLQHVMLQFDCAPLLCYLHADLFRTYNAKETKKQFSDFYNTFLDKGAVLRVSIPSHIAFELDRFRPELLGDETQKRFALDIQNNISSEVVKQLDDFRTKRMMGMTPYEHELIEVENHRATERIPLEMKEKAMAETLLDKMFDIQTPISTDEEKFSAIFSAVASFMKHLGVKAKATDNKKSRSFFWKIPGRKPDETKTKQRFFSDPGRWIGGSNESKTKLDNEVDKEKFNQERKGSSAKFSQPVAPDPNPVKRPSTAGIAGVRESRDGPENLDGPGVSISVITSPDPPSTDPGLDPPSVSEGGEVSPVGTVVGPPIWEPAPAPDPLPEDTQDKDRRKTRMSGRLARSESLCVERRRSHRGSSTRGKQSRSRSDVDLQAASSLACPPSPSQPHLPPSGDPGTASSDSLILTPLPQEEVEPRLLELEQDPPNWRDQVPGGVFKGLSKKEIKRQEVINELFTTEHAHVRMLSVLQTVFFRPLERREIMTLPELGTIFPNLDDIFEMHYAFYENLKKLRQEDNFIIKTISSTLLNRFHGSEGEWFQKLTARFCSHQSYALDVIKSRQKKDPCFGSFIQEAEAKPQCRRLQLKDIIPMEMQRLTKYPLLLGSIAKSTEDPIEKEKIGQAEECCRRILNHVNEVVKDMENLLNLKDYQRRLDPSGLKPSTELYQEYKNLDLTSRRMIFEGPVTWKVTKEKSVDVQCVLLGDLLVLLQRQDDKMVLKCHSKTQSGVPDSKQMLSPVIKLSSALLREVATDQKAFYMITCEGGAQIYELVANSTVERKNWTILIQSVVKELKMNGGSTLEKPKISNLPPTIAGVPYSPTTLHPQLTLTENGSGPRSISSDPDKFEAKGGDTRQALIDYLSANGFELLSHSNAPQEKVASGAFEDVAMLEQLLVGGTAPKASQPEEENREDLEADGSQSAAEGDSTDRKSTAEQGGEKEGGPDGEGQSIVLSQDQVTEVLRRLHSLELHLKQLQAVEEEHHRLQDILCKFSISAESYQ is encoded by the exons AGGGGCCTGGTTGGAGCACAGAGCTCAAAGGACGCCATGAGCATCATCGGTGCAGAAGATGAGGACTTTGAGACTGACCTTGAGTCC GCAGTAGATGACTACTGCAGCCATTTTAGTAGTCTCGACCTGGTGAAGACCCGGCCCACCCACCTGCTGGTCTTCCTCCAACATGTCATGCTCCAGTTTGACTGCGCACCTTTG CTTTGTTACCTCCATGCCGACCTCTTCAGGACCTACAATGCCAAAGAGACCAAGAAGCAGTTCTCTGATTTCTACAACACATTTCTGGACAAGGGGGCG GTTCTCAGGGTGTCCATTCCTAGCCACATAGCCTTTGAGCTAG ACCGCTTCCGCCCTGAGCTGCTGGGTGATGAAACGCAGAAGCGCTTTGCCCTTGACATCCAGAATAACATCTCCTCAGAGGTCGTCAAGCAGCTGGACGACTTCAG AACAAAGAGGATGATGGGAATGACACCGTACGAGCATGAGCTGATCGAGGTAGAAAATCACCGAGCCACAGAGAGGATCCCGCTGGAGATGAAAGAGAAGGCCATGGCTGAAACGCTGCTGGACAAGATGTTCGACATCCA AACCCCAATCAGTACAGATGAGGAGAAATT cTCCGCCATCTTCAGTGCGGTTGCCTCCTTCATGAAGCACCTTGGAGTGAAGGCCAAGGCCACGGACAACAAGAAGTCCAGGAGCTTTTTCTGGAAG ATCCCTGGAAGGAAGCCCGATGAAACCAAAACCAAGCAGCGCTTTTTCAGTGACCCAGGACGTTGGATAGGTGGCAGCA ATGAAAGCAAAACTAAATTGGACAATGAAG TTGACAAGGAGAAATTTAACCAGGAGCGGAAGGGTTCAAGTGCCAAGTTCTCCCAGCCTGTGGCCCCCGATCCCAACCCTGTGAAGAGGCCGTCAACTGCTGGCATCGCAGGAGTCCGAGAATCCCGCGATGGGCCCGAGAACCTTGACGGGCCTGGGGTTAGCATTAGTGTAATCACCAGCCCGGACCCCCCAAGCACTGACCCTG GTCTAGACCCCCCGTCTGTATCTGAGGGTGGGGAAGTGTCTCCAGTTGGGACGGTGGTGGGGCCGCCCATTTGGGAACCAGCTCCTGCCCCTGACCCCCTGCCCGAGGACACCCAGGACAAGGACAG ACGCAAGACAAG GATGTCAGGGCGCCTGGCTCGCAGCGAGAGCCTGTGTGTGGAGCGACGCCGCTCTCACCGGGGTAGCTCCACACGCGGGAAGCAGTCGCGCTCCCGCAGTGACGTGGACCTGCAGGCGGCGAGCAGCCTTGCGTGCCCCCCCTCACCCTCCCAGCCGCACTTGCCCCC CAGCGGCGACCCCGGGACGGCTTCCTCCGACAGCCTGATCCTCACCCCACTCCCGCAAGAGGAGGTGGAGCCTCGCCTCCTGGAGCTCGAGCAGGATCCACCCAACTGGAGAGATCAGGTGCCTGGAGGCGTTTTCAAGGGACTGAGCAAGAAGGAAATCAAGAGACAGGAGGTCATCAATG AGCTGTTCACCACGGAGCACGCCCACGTACGCATGCTGAGTGTGCTGCAGACTGTCTTCTTCCGTCCGCTCGAGCGCCGTGAGATAATGACCCTCCCCGAGCTCGGCACCATCTTCCCCAACCTGGATGACATCTTCGAGATGCATT ATGCCTTCTATGAGAACCTGAAGAAACTCAGGCAGGAGGACAACTTTATCATCAAAACGATATCCTCCACACTCCTGAACAGG TTCCACGGCTCGGAGGGCGAGTGGTTCCAGAAGCTGACAGCTCGGTTCTGCAGTCACCAATCCTACGCACTGGACGTGATCAAAAGCCGGCAAAAGAAGGACCCCTGCTTTGGGTCCTTCATACAG GAAGCAGAGGCCAAGCCTCAGTGCCGGAGGCTTCAGCTGAAGGACATCATTCCCATGGAGATGCAGCGGCTCACCAAGTACCCGCTTCTGCTGGGGAGCATTGCCAAGAGCACAG AGGACCCCATTGAGAAGGAGAAAATCGGCCAAGCTGAGGAATGCTGCCGTAGAATCCTTAACCACGTCAACGAGGTCGTGAAGGACATGGAGAACCTTCTG AACCTGAAAGACTACCAGCGCAGACTGGACCCGTCAGGCTTGAAGCCCAGCACCGAGCTGTACCAGGAGTACAAG AATCTTGACTTGACCTCCAGGAGGATGATCTTTGAAGGACCTGTCACCTGGAAGGTCACCAAAGAGAAATCTGTCG ACGTGCAGTGTGTCCTTCTGGGGGACCTACTGGTGTTGCTGCAGCGACAAGACGACAAGATGGTCCTCAAGTGCCACAGCAAGACACAGTCCGGCGTCCCAGATAGCAAGCAGATGCTGAGCCCCGTCATCAAGCTAAGCTCTGCCTTGCTGAGGGAGGTGGCCACGG ACCAGAAGGCCTTCTACATGATCACTTGTGAGGGGGGTGCTCAGATCTACGAGCTGGTGGCCAACTCGACCGTGGAGAGGAAgaa CTGGACCATTCTCATCCAGTCCGTGGTGAAGGAGCTCAAGATGAATGGAGGCTCCACCTTGGAAAAGCCAAAGATAAGCAACCTGCCCCCGACCATAGCAGGGGTGCCCTACAGCCCAACCAC CTTGCATCCCCAGCTCACCCTGACGGAGAACGGCAGCGGACCCCGCAGCATTAGCTCTG ACCCAGATAAGTTTGAAGCCAAAGGTGGAGACACCCGACAGGCGCTGATTGATTACCTGTCAGCCAATGGGTTTGAGCTGCTCAGCCACAGCAACGCCCCTCAAGAGAAAGTGGCCAGTGGCGCGTTTGAAGATG TTGCTATGCTGGAACAGTTGCTGGTAGGTGGTACTGCACCAAAAGCCTCTCAGCCAGAGGAAGAGAACAGAGAGGATCTGGAGGCTGATGGCAGCCAGTCGGCAG cAGAGGGCGACAGCACCGACAGAAAGAGCACAGCGGAGCAGGGAGGGGAAAAGGAAGGAGGCCCAGATGGTGAGGGGCAGTCCATAGTGCTGTCCCAGGACCAGGTGACTGAGGTGCTGAGGCGTCTTCATAGCCTTGAGCTGCATCTGAAACAGCTACAG GCTGTAGAAGAAGAACATCACAGATTGCAGGATATCCTCTGCAAGTTCTCCATTTCGGCCGAAAGCTACCAGTAA
- the arhgef1 gene encoding rho guanine nucleotide exchange factor 1 isoform X6, translating to MRGLVGAQSSKDAMSIIGAEDEDFETDLESAVDDYCSHFSSLDLVKTRPTHLLVFLQHVMLQFDCAPLLCYLHADLFRTYNAKETKKQFSDFYNTFLDKGAVLRVSIPSHIAFELDRFRPELLGDETQKRFALDIQNNISSEVVKQLDDFRTKRMMGMTPYEHELIEVENHRATERIPLEMKEKAMAETLLDKMFDIQTPISTDEEKFSAIFSAVASFMKHLGVKAKATDNKKSRSFFWKIPGRKPDETKTKQRFFSDPGRWIGGSNESKTKLDNEVDKEKFNQERKGSSAKFSQPVAPDPNPVKRPSTAGIAGVRESRDGPENLDGPGVSISVITSPDPPSTDPDPPSVSEGGEVSPVGTVVGPPIWEPAPAPDPLPEDTQDKDRRKTRMSGRLARSESLCVERRRSHRGSSTRGKQSRSRSDVDLQAASSLACPPSPSQPHLPPSGDPGTASSDSLILTPLPQEEVEPRLLELEQDPPNWRDQVPGGVFKGLSKKEIKRQEVINELFTTEHAHVRMLSVLQTVFFRPLERREIMTLPELGTIFPNLDDIFEMHYAFYENLKKLRQEDNFIIKTISSTLLNRFHGSEGEWFQKLTARFCSHQSYALDVIKSRQKKDPCFGSFIQEAEAKPQCRRLQLKDIIPMEMQRLTKYPLLLGSIAKSTEDPIEKEKIGQAEECCRRILNHVNEVVKDMENLLNLKDYQRRLDPSGLKPSTELYQEYKNLDLTSRRMIFEGPVTWKVTKEKSVDVQCVLLGDLLVLLQRQDDKMVLKCHSKTQSGVPDSKQMLSPVIKLSSALLREVATDQKAFYMITCEGGAQIYELVANSTVERKNWTILIQSVVKELKMNGGSTLEKPKISNLPPTIAGVPYSPTTLHPQLTLTENGSGPRSISSDPDKFEAKGGDTRQALIDYLSANGFELLSHSNAPQEKVASGAFEDAVAMLEQLLVGGTAPKASQPEEENREDLEADGSQSAAEGDSTDRKSTAEQGGEKEGGPDGEGQSIVLSQDQVTEVLRRLHSLELHLKQLQAVEEEHHRLQDILCKFSISAESYQ from the exons AGGGGCCTGGTTGGAGCACAGAGCTCAAAGGACGCCATGAGCATCATCGGTGCAGAAGATGAGGACTTTGAGACTGACCTTGAGTCC GCAGTAGATGACTACTGCAGCCATTTTAGTAGTCTCGACCTGGTGAAGACCCGGCCCACCCACCTGCTGGTCTTCCTCCAACATGTCATGCTCCAGTTTGACTGCGCACCTTTG CTTTGTTACCTCCATGCCGACCTCTTCAGGACCTACAATGCCAAAGAGACCAAGAAGCAGTTCTCTGATTTCTACAACACATTTCTGGACAAGGGGGCG GTTCTCAGGGTGTCCATTCCTAGCCACATAGCCTTTGAGCTAG ACCGCTTCCGCCCTGAGCTGCTGGGTGATGAAACGCAGAAGCGCTTTGCCCTTGACATCCAGAATAACATCTCCTCAGAGGTCGTCAAGCAGCTGGACGACTTCAG AACAAAGAGGATGATGGGAATGACACCGTACGAGCATGAGCTGATCGAGGTAGAAAATCACCGAGCCACAGAGAGGATCCCGCTGGAGATGAAAGAGAAGGCCATGGCTGAAACGCTGCTGGACAAGATGTTCGACATCCA AACCCCAATCAGTACAGATGAGGAGAAATT cTCCGCCATCTTCAGTGCGGTTGCCTCCTTCATGAAGCACCTTGGAGTGAAGGCCAAGGCCACGGACAACAAGAAGTCCAGGAGCTTTTTCTGGAAG ATCCCTGGAAGGAAGCCCGATGAAACCAAAACCAAGCAGCGCTTTTTCAGTGACCCAGGACGTTGGATAGGTGGCAGCA ATGAAAGCAAAACTAAATTGGACAATGAAG TTGACAAGGAGAAATTTAACCAGGAGCGGAAGGGTTCAAGTGCCAAGTTCTCCCAGCCTGTGGCCCCCGATCCCAACCCTGTGAAGAGGCCGTCAACTGCTGGCATCGCAGGAGTCCGAGAATCCCGCGATGGGCCCGAGAACCTTGACGGGCCTGGGGTTAGCATTAGTGTAATCACCAGCCCGGACCCCCCAAGCACTGACCCTG ACCCCCCGTCTGTATCTGAGGGTGGGGAAGTGTCTCCAGTTGGGACGGTGGTGGGGCCGCCCATTTGGGAACCAGCTCCTGCCCCTGACCCCCTGCCCGAGGACACCCAGGACAAGGACAG ACGCAAGACAAG GATGTCAGGGCGCCTGGCTCGCAGCGAGAGCCTGTGTGTGGAGCGACGCCGCTCTCACCGGGGTAGCTCCACACGCGGGAAGCAGTCGCGCTCCCGCAGTGACGTGGACCTGCAGGCGGCGAGCAGCCTTGCGTGCCCCCCCTCACCCTCCCAGCCGCACTTGCCCCC CAGCGGCGACCCCGGGACGGCTTCCTCCGACAGCCTGATCCTCACCCCACTCCCGCAAGAGGAGGTGGAGCCTCGCCTCCTGGAGCTCGAGCAGGATCCACCCAACTGGAGAGATCAGGTGCCTGGAGGCGTTTTCAAGGGACTGAGCAAGAAGGAAATCAAGAGACAGGAGGTCATCAATG AGCTGTTCACCACGGAGCACGCCCACGTACGCATGCTGAGTGTGCTGCAGACTGTCTTCTTCCGTCCGCTCGAGCGCCGTGAGATAATGACCCTCCCCGAGCTCGGCACCATCTTCCCCAACCTGGATGACATCTTCGAGATGCATT ATGCCTTCTATGAGAACCTGAAGAAACTCAGGCAGGAGGACAACTTTATCATCAAAACGATATCCTCCACACTCCTGAACAGG TTCCACGGCTCGGAGGGCGAGTGGTTCCAGAAGCTGACAGCTCGGTTCTGCAGTCACCAATCCTACGCACTGGACGTGATCAAAAGCCGGCAAAAGAAGGACCCCTGCTTTGGGTCCTTCATACAG GAAGCAGAGGCCAAGCCTCAGTGCCGGAGGCTTCAGCTGAAGGACATCATTCCCATGGAGATGCAGCGGCTCACCAAGTACCCGCTTCTGCTGGGGAGCATTGCCAAGAGCACAG AGGACCCCATTGAGAAGGAGAAAATCGGCCAAGCTGAGGAATGCTGCCGTAGAATCCTTAACCACGTCAACGAGGTCGTGAAGGACATGGAGAACCTTCTG AACCTGAAAGACTACCAGCGCAGACTGGACCCGTCAGGCTTGAAGCCCAGCACCGAGCTGTACCAGGAGTACAAG AATCTTGACTTGACCTCCAGGAGGATGATCTTTGAAGGACCTGTCACCTGGAAGGTCACCAAAGAGAAATCTGTCG ACGTGCAGTGTGTCCTTCTGGGGGACCTACTGGTGTTGCTGCAGCGACAAGACGACAAGATGGTCCTCAAGTGCCACAGCAAGACACAGTCCGGCGTCCCAGATAGCAAGCAGATGCTGAGCCCCGTCATCAAGCTAAGCTCTGCCTTGCTGAGGGAGGTGGCCACGG ACCAGAAGGCCTTCTACATGATCACTTGTGAGGGGGGTGCTCAGATCTACGAGCTGGTGGCCAACTCGACCGTGGAGAGGAAgaa CTGGACCATTCTCATCCAGTCCGTGGTGAAGGAGCTCAAGATGAATGGAGGCTCCACCTTGGAAAAGCCAAAGATAAGCAACCTGCCCCCGACCATAGCAGGGGTGCCCTACAGCCCAACCAC CTTGCATCCCCAGCTCACCCTGACGGAGAACGGCAGCGGACCCCGCAGCATTAGCTCTG ACCCAGATAAGTTTGAAGCCAAAGGTGGAGACACCCGACAGGCGCTGATTGATTACCTGTCAGCCAATGGGTTTGAGCTGCTCAGCCACAGCAACGCCCCTCAAGAGAAAGTGGCCAGTGGCGCGTTTGAAGATG CAGTTGCTATGCTGGAACAGTTGCTGGTAGGTGGTACTGCACCAAAAGCCTCTCAGCCAGAGGAAGAGAACAGAGAGGATCTGGAGGCTGATGGCAGCCAGTCGGCAG cAGAGGGCGACAGCACCGACAGAAAGAGCACAGCGGAGCAGGGAGGGGAAAAGGAAGGAGGCCCAGATGGTGAGGGGCAGTCCATAGTGCTGTCCCAGGACCAGGTGACTGAGGTGCTGAGGCGTCTTCATAGCCTTGAGCTGCATCTGAAACAGCTACAG GCTGTAGAAGAAGAACATCACAGATTGCAGGATATCCTCTGCAAGTTCTCCATTTCGGCCGAAAGCTACCAGTAA
- the arhgef1 gene encoding rho guanine nucleotide exchange factor 1 isoform X8 — MRGLVGAQSSKDAMSIIGAEDEDFETDLESAVDDYCSHFSSLDLVKTRPTHLLVFLQHVMLQFDCAPLLCYLHADLFRTYNAKETKKQFSDFYNTFLDKGAVLRVSIPSHIAFELDRFRPELLGDETQKRFALDIQNNISSEVVKQLDDFRTKRMMGMTPYEHELIEVENHRATERIPLEMKEKAMAETLLDKMFDIQTPISTDEEKFSAIFSAVASFMKHLGVKAKATDNKKSRSFFWKIPGRKPDETKTKQRFFSDPGRWIGGSIDKEKFNQERKGSSAKFSQPVAPDPNPVKRPSTAGIAGVRESRDGPENLDGPGVSISVITSPDPPSTDPGLDPPSVSEGGEVSPVGTVVGPPIWEPAPAPDPLPEDTQDKDRRKTRMSGRLARSESLCVERRRSHRGSSTRGKQSRSRSDVDLQAASSLACPPSPSQPHLPPSGDPGTASSDSLILTPLPQEEVEPRLLELEQDPPNWRDQVPGGVFKGLSKKEIKRQEVINELFTTEHAHVRMLSVLQTVFFRPLERREIMTLPELGTIFPNLDDIFEMHYAFYENLKKLRQEDNFIIKTISSTLLNRFHGSEGEWFQKLTARFCSHQSYALDVIKSRQKKDPCFGSFIQEAEAKPQCRRLQLKDIIPMEMQRLTKYPLLLGSIAKSTEDPIEKEKIGQAEECCRRILNHVNEVVKDMENLLNLKDYQRRLDPSGLKPSTELYQEYKNLDLTSRRMIFEGPVTWKVTKEKSVDVQCVLLGDLLVLLQRQDDKMVLKCHSKTQSGVPDSKQMLSPVIKLSSALLREVATDQKAFYMITCEGGAQIYELVANSTVERKNWTILIQSVVKELKMNGGSTLEKPKISNLPPTIAGVPYSPTTLHPQLTLTENGSGPRSISSDPDKFEAKGGDTRQALIDYLSANGFELLSHSNAPQEKVASGAFEDAVAMLEQLLVGGTAPKASQPEEENREDLEADGSQSAAEGDSTDRKSTAEQGGEKEGGPDGEGQSIVLSQDQVTEVLRRLHSLELHLKQLQAVEEEHHRLQDILCKFSISAESYQ; from the exons AGGGGCCTGGTTGGAGCACAGAGCTCAAAGGACGCCATGAGCATCATCGGTGCAGAAGATGAGGACTTTGAGACTGACCTTGAGTCC GCAGTAGATGACTACTGCAGCCATTTTAGTAGTCTCGACCTGGTGAAGACCCGGCCCACCCACCTGCTGGTCTTCCTCCAACATGTCATGCTCCAGTTTGACTGCGCACCTTTG CTTTGTTACCTCCATGCCGACCTCTTCAGGACCTACAATGCCAAAGAGACCAAGAAGCAGTTCTCTGATTTCTACAACACATTTCTGGACAAGGGGGCG GTTCTCAGGGTGTCCATTCCTAGCCACATAGCCTTTGAGCTAG ACCGCTTCCGCCCTGAGCTGCTGGGTGATGAAACGCAGAAGCGCTTTGCCCTTGACATCCAGAATAACATCTCCTCAGAGGTCGTCAAGCAGCTGGACGACTTCAG AACAAAGAGGATGATGGGAATGACACCGTACGAGCATGAGCTGATCGAGGTAGAAAATCACCGAGCCACAGAGAGGATCCCGCTGGAGATGAAAGAGAAGGCCATGGCTGAAACGCTGCTGGACAAGATGTTCGACATCCA AACCCCAATCAGTACAGATGAGGAGAAATT cTCCGCCATCTTCAGTGCGGTTGCCTCCTTCATGAAGCACCTTGGAGTGAAGGCCAAGGCCACGGACAACAAGAAGTCCAGGAGCTTTTTCTGGAAG ATCCCTGGAAGGAAGCCCGATGAAACCAAAACCAAGCAGCGCTTTTTCAGTGACCCAGGACGTTGGATAGGTGGCAGCA TTGACAAGGAGAAATTTAACCAGGAGCGGAAGGGTTCAAGTGCCAAGTTCTCCCAGCCTGTGGCCCCCGATCCCAACCCTGTGAAGAGGCCGTCAACTGCTGGCATCGCAGGAGTCCGAGAATCCCGCGATGGGCCCGAGAACCTTGACGGGCCTGGGGTTAGCATTAGTGTAATCACCAGCCCGGACCCCCCAAGCACTGACCCTG GTCTAGACCCCCCGTCTGTATCTGAGGGTGGGGAAGTGTCTCCAGTTGGGACGGTGGTGGGGCCGCCCATTTGGGAACCAGCTCCTGCCCCTGACCCCCTGCCCGAGGACACCCAGGACAAGGACAG ACGCAAGACAAG GATGTCAGGGCGCCTGGCTCGCAGCGAGAGCCTGTGTGTGGAGCGACGCCGCTCTCACCGGGGTAGCTCCACACGCGGGAAGCAGTCGCGCTCCCGCAGTGACGTGGACCTGCAGGCGGCGAGCAGCCTTGCGTGCCCCCCCTCACCCTCCCAGCCGCACTTGCCCCC CAGCGGCGACCCCGGGACGGCTTCCTCCGACAGCCTGATCCTCACCCCACTCCCGCAAGAGGAGGTGGAGCCTCGCCTCCTGGAGCTCGAGCAGGATCCACCCAACTGGAGAGATCAGGTGCCTGGAGGCGTTTTCAAGGGACTGAGCAAGAAGGAAATCAAGAGACAGGAGGTCATCAATG AGCTGTTCACCACGGAGCACGCCCACGTACGCATGCTGAGTGTGCTGCAGACTGTCTTCTTCCGTCCGCTCGAGCGCCGTGAGATAATGACCCTCCCCGAGCTCGGCACCATCTTCCCCAACCTGGATGACATCTTCGAGATGCATT ATGCCTTCTATGAGAACCTGAAGAAACTCAGGCAGGAGGACAACTTTATCATCAAAACGATATCCTCCACACTCCTGAACAGG TTCCACGGCTCGGAGGGCGAGTGGTTCCAGAAGCTGACAGCTCGGTTCTGCAGTCACCAATCCTACGCACTGGACGTGATCAAAAGCCGGCAAAAGAAGGACCCCTGCTTTGGGTCCTTCATACAG GAAGCAGAGGCCAAGCCTCAGTGCCGGAGGCTTCAGCTGAAGGACATCATTCCCATGGAGATGCAGCGGCTCACCAAGTACCCGCTTCTGCTGGGGAGCATTGCCAAGAGCACAG AGGACCCCATTGAGAAGGAGAAAATCGGCCAAGCTGAGGAATGCTGCCGTAGAATCCTTAACCACGTCAACGAGGTCGTGAAGGACATGGAGAACCTTCTG AACCTGAAAGACTACCAGCGCAGACTGGACCCGTCAGGCTTGAAGCCCAGCACCGAGCTGTACCAGGAGTACAAG AATCTTGACTTGACCTCCAGGAGGATGATCTTTGAAGGACCTGTCACCTGGAAGGTCACCAAAGAGAAATCTGTCG ACGTGCAGTGTGTCCTTCTGGGGGACCTACTGGTGTTGCTGCAGCGACAAGACGACAAGATGGTCCTCAAGTGCCACAGCAAGACACAGTCCGGCGTCCCAGATAGCAAGCAGATGCTGAGCCCCGTCATCAAGCTAAGCTCTGCCTTGCTGAGGGAGGTGGCCACGG ACCAGAAGGCCTTCTACATGATCACTTGTGAGGGGGGTGCTCAGATCTACGAGCTGGTGGCCAACTCGACCGTGGAGAGGAAgaa CTGGACCATTCTCATCCAGTCCGTGGTGAAGGAGCTCAAGATGAATGGAGGCTCCACCTTGGAAAAGCCAAAGATAAGCAACCTGCCCCCGACCATAGCAGGGGTGCCCTACAGCCCAACCAC CTTGCATCCCCAGCTCACCCTGACGGAGAACGGCAGCGGACCCCGCAGCATTAGCTCTG ACCCAGATAAGTTTGAAGCCAAAGGTGGAGACACCCGACAGGCGCTGATTGATTACCTGTCAGCCAATGGGTTTGAGCTGCTCAGCCACAGCAACGCCCCTCAAGAGAAAGTGGCCAGTGGCGCGTTTGAAGATG CAGTTGCTATGCTGGAACAGTTGCTGGTAGGTGGTACTGCACCAAAAGCCTCTCAGCCAGAGGAAGAGAACAGAGAGGATCTGGAGGCTGATGGCAGCCAGTCGGCAG cAGAGGGCGACAGCACCGACAGAAAGAGCACAGCGGAGCAGGGAGGGGAAAAGGAAGGAGGCCCAGATGGTGAGGGGCAGTCCATAGTGCTGTCCCAGGACCAGGTGACTGAGGTGCTGAGGCGTCTTCATAGCCTTGAGCTGCATCTGAAACAGCTACAG GCTGTAGAAGAAGAACATCACAGATTGCAGGATATCCTCTGCAAGTTCTCCATTTCGGCCGAAAGCTACCAGTAA